In Armatimonadota bacterium, a single genomic region encodes these proteins:
- the gatB gene encoding Asp-tRNA(Asn)/Glu-tRNA(Gln) amidotransferase subunit GatB: protein MRAVTARGLQVVIGLEIHAQLLTASKMFCGCAVAFGAPPNTLVCPVCLGLPGALPVPNRRAVELGLRTALALGCRVHPRSQFHRKNYYYPDLPKNYQISQYQYMDHPPLATDGWLEIEVDGEGRAIRIRRVHLEEDTGKLLHPQDGRPRSLVDYNRSGVPLMEIVTQPDLRSPAEAREFLLELRALLQTLEVSAGRMEEGTLRVDANISLRRPDGTLGTRTEVKNLNSLRALERALTFEAERQAALLAQGAPVVQETRHWDERRQVTFSTRTKEEAEDYRYFPEPDLVPLHIDEAWLDTVRASLPELPAQKRARYVTALGLGRHEANLLVRDPKLASFFEATLAAFPQPRTVANWLVGDVAGVLNAEGREIDQTALTPARLADLLRLVEEGRISIRAAKELLPEVMRRDVPPAALVAERGLEQLSDPEALARVVEEVLAAHPRPAEEYRQGKDRALAFLVGQVMKRTGGRANPDLVNRLLRERLRDA, encoded by the coding sequence GCCCGGTCTGCCTGGGGCTGCCGGGGGCGCTGCCGGTCCCCAACCGGCGGGCGGTGGAGCTGGGGTTGCGCACGGCGCTGGCCCTGGGCTGCCGCGTCCACCCGCGCAGCCAGTTCCACCGGAAGAACTACTACTACCCCGACCTGCCGAAGAACTACCAGATCTCCCAGTACCAATACATGGACCACCCGCCGCTGGCCACGGACGGGTGGCTGGAGATCGAGGTGGACGGGGAGGGGCGGGCCATCCGCATCCGCCGGGTCCACCTGGAGGAGGACACCGGCAAGCTCCTCCACCCCCAGGACGGGCGGCCACGCTCGCTGGTGGACTACAACCGCTCCGGCGTGCCGCTGATGGAGATCGTCACCCAGCCCGACCTGCGCAGCCCGGCCGAGGCGCGGGAGTTCCTCCTCGAGCTGCGCGCGCTCCTCCAGACCCTGGAGGTGAGCGCGGGGCGGATGGAGGAGGGGACGCTGCGGGTGGACGCCAACATCTCGCTGCGCCGACCCGACGGCACCCTGGGCACGCGCACCGAGGTGAAGAACCTCAACTCCCTGCGCGCGCTGGAGCGGGCGCTGACCTTCGAGGCCGAGCGGCAGGCTGCCCTGCTGGCGCAGGGCGCGCCGGTGGTCCAGGAGACCCGCCACTGGGACGAGCGCCGCCAGGTGACCTTCTCCACGCGCACCAAGGAAGAGGCGGAGGACTACCGCTACTTCCCCGAGCCCGACCTGGTGCCGCTCCACATCGACGAGGCGTGGCTGGACACGGTCCGGGCCAGCCTGCCGGAACTGCCGGCGCAGAAGCGGGCGCGCTACGTCACGGCGCTCGGGCTGGGGCGCCACGAGGCCAACCTGCTCGTCCGCGATCCCAAGCTCGCCAGCTTCTTCGAGGCTACCCTGGCCGCCTTCCCGCAGCCGCGCACCGTGGCCAACTGGCTGGTGGGGGACGTCGCCGGCGTCCTCAACGCCGAAGGGCGGGAGATCGACCAGACGGCGCTCACGCCCGCGCGCCTGGCCGACCTGCTGCGCCTGGTGGAGGAAGGCCGGATCAGCATCCGCGCGGCCAAGGAGCTGCTGCCCGAGGTGATGCGCCGCGACGTCCCGCCGGCGGCGCTGGTGGCGGAGCGCGGGTTGGAGCAGCTGAGCGACCCCGAGGCCCTGGCCCGGGTGGTGGAGGAGGTGCTGGCTGCCCACCCCCGGCCCGCCGAGGAGTACCGCCAGGGGAAGGATCGCGCCCTGGCCTTCCTGGTCGGGCAGGTGATGAAGCGCACCGGCGGGCGCGCCAACCCCGACCTGGTCAACCGGCTGCTGCGGGAGCGCCTGCGGGATGCGTGA
- the rlmD gene encoding 23S rRNA (uracil(1939)-C(5))-methyltransferase RlmD, whose protein sequence is MGDRAGGLRPLRPGTQLTVTFSAMAPDGAAVARVGRVRLAVPYGIPGETAVVEVTQTSPVLRGRIVGLMRKSPDATVPPCPHFGRCGGCQWQHIVLDGQRRLKQAMVVEALRGAEVEPPAVAPCVGIEPWTYRTVLAATISGRAGVPVAGFHTWGGGAVVPVESCAVQHPTNVQLLHAVREAVAALRLPPYDPRLRRGLVRGVVGLTAAATGEALAVLSTTGPLPDRMAFVRALLDRVPGLVGILLTVQRRPLPRLLGPRLDLLWGRPYVQEELLGVRWRLDPRLPVLPSPRALKLLFETVREAARLRGEEQVLEAFAEGGVLTLALAGCVRRAVGVVADREAMTAAWATAAANGIANAVFYTRDPGRVLVKLHRRGERSDVLVLAPPGAGLPAELGPALQAAGPHRLVYVARSLRALAEDLRRLRGWGYVAGAVRPLDLFPQTNHVHTVVALERR, encoded by the coding sequence GTGGGGGACCGCGCGGGCGGCCTCCGCCCCCTGCGGCCGGGGACGCAGCTCACGGTGACCTTCTCGGCCATGGCCCCAGACGGCGCCGCCGTGGCTCGCGTCGGCCGGGTCCGTCTGGCCGTCCCCTACGGCATTCCCGGCGAGACCGCCGTCGTCGAGGTCACGCAGACCTCCCCGGTCCTGCGCGGCCGCATCGTCGGGCTCATGCGCAAGTCCCCCGATGCCACCGTCCCTCCCTGCCCGCACTTCGGCCGCTGCGGGGGGTGCCAGTGGCAGCACATCGTCCTGGATGGACAGCGCCGCCTGAAGCAGGCCATGGTGGTCGAGGCGCTGCGCGGCGCGGAGGTGGAGCCCCCGGCCGTAGCCCCCTGCGTGGGCATCGAGCCCTGGACCTACCGCACCGTGCTGGCCGCCACGATCAGCGGTCGGGCCGGCGTTCCCGTGGCGGGGTTCCACACCTGGGGCGGGGGCGCGGTGGTGCCGGTGGAGTCGTGCGCCGTCCAGCACCCCACGAACGTGCAGCTCCTCCACGCCGTCCGTGAGGCGGTGGCGGCGCTGCGGCTGCCGCCGTACGACCCCCGGCTGCGGCGCGGCCTGGTCCGCGGCGTGGTGGGGCTGACCGCGGCAGCCACGGGGGAGGCTCTGGCGGTCCTCTCCACCACCGGCCCCCTCCCCGACCGCATGGCCTTCGTCCGCGCCCTCCTCGACCGGGTCCCCGGCCTCGTGGGAATCCTGCTCACCGTGCAGCGGCGTCCCCTCCCGCGGCTGCTCGGCCCGCGCCTCGACCTCCTGTGGGGACGGCCGTACGTCCAGGAGGAGCTGCTGGGGGTGCGCTGGCGCCTCGACCCCCGCCTGCCGGTCCTGCCCAGCCCGCGGGCGCTCAAGCTGCTCTTCGAGACCGTCCGCGAGGCGGCCCGGCTGCGCGGCGAGGAGCAGGTCCTCGAGGCGTTCGCGGAGGGCGGCGTGCTCACGCTGGCCCTGGCGGGGTGCGTCCGGCGGGCCGTCGGCGTGGTCGCCGACCGCGAGGCCATGACGGCGGCCTGGGCCACCGCCGCCGCCAACGGCATCGCCAACGCCGTCTTCTACACCCGCGACCCGGGCCGCGTGCTGGTCAAGCTCCACCGGCGCGGGGAGCGCAGCGACGTCCTCGTCCTCGCCCCGCCGGGTGCCGGGCTGCCGGCGGAGCTGGGTCCGGCGCTCCAGGCGGCAGGGCCCCACCGCCTGGTCTACGTGGCGCGGTCGCTGCGGGCCCTCGCCGAAGACCTGCGGCGCCTGCGCGGGTGGGGCTACGTCGCCGGAGCCGTCCGCCCGCTCGACCTCTTCCCCCAGACGAACCACGTCCACACCGTCGTGGCGCTGGAGCGCCGCTGA
- the gabT gene encoding 4-aminobutyrate--2-oxoglutarate transaminase — translation MTDPRHAVHRLGPRADALLRRARAVVPPALDLLTPVFVVRAEGARLWDADGHVYLDLSGGVGCLNVGHSHPKVVAAITEQARRFIHTDFTVAPYEAYVAVAERLVALAPGAGPRRAALFNSGAEAVENAVKVARAATGRPALIAFEGAFHGRTYLALSLTSRVDPYKRRLGPFMPEVYRAPYPDPYRTPSADPTAYVMDHLERMLVAQVAPDAVAAVIVEPVLGEGGFVVPPPDFLPALRALCDRHGILLIVDEIQTGFGRTGRMFAVEHSGVTPDLLVVGKSLAAGMPLSAVVGRADLFDQAPPGALGGTYVGNPVACAAALAVLEVIEEERLVERARRLGEVLEARLAAWAARYPLVGHARGLGAMRAVELVHDRTTRAPAPDATAAVLREALARGVLALRAGLYGNVIRFLMPLVIAEEDLQRALDILEEALAKVQQTARPARLSAGAAE, via the coding sequence GTGACCGATCCCCGCCACGCCGTCCACCGTCTGGGCCCGCGCGCGGACGCGCTGCTCCGGCGGGCCCGCGCCGTCGTCCCGCCGGCACTCGACCTGCTGACGCCCGTCTTCGTGGTGCGCGCCGAGGGCGCCCGCCTGTGGGACGCGGACGGCCACGTCTACCTGGACCTGAGCGGCGGGGTGGGGTGCCTGAACGTCGGGCACAGCCACCCGAAGGTCGTGGCCGCCATCACCGAGCAGGCGAGGCGCTTCATCCACACCGACTTCACCGTGGCCCCCTACGAGGCGTACGTCGCCGTGGCGGAGCGCCTCGTGGCCCTGGCCCCCGGCGCCGGACCCAGGCGCGCCGCCCTCTTCAACTCCGGCGCGGAGGCGGTGGAGAACGCGGTGAAAGTGGCGCGGGCGGCGACGGGGCGGCCGGCCCTCATCGCCTTCGAGGGCGCCTTCCACGGCCGCACCTACCTGGCCCTCTCATTGACCAGCCGCGTGGACCCCTACAAGCGGCGCCTCGGGCCCTTCATGCCCGAGGTCTACCGGGCCCCCTACCCCGACCCCTACCGCACCCCGTCGGCCGACCCCACCGCCTACGTCATGGACCATCTGGAGCGGATGCTGGTGGCGCAGGTGGCGCCGGACGCGGTGGCGGCCGTGATCGTGGAGCCGGTGCTGGGGGAGGGCGGGTTCGTCGTCCCGCCGCCGGACTTCCTCCCGGCCTTGCGAGCGCTGTGCGATCGCCACGGCATCCTCCTCATCGTCGACGAGATCCAGACCGGGTTCGGGCGGACGGGGCGGATGTTCGCCGTGGAGCACAGCGGTGTCACGCCGGACCTGCTGGTGGTGGGGAAGTCCCTGGCCGCCGGGATGCCCCTCTCAGCGGTCGTGGGCCGCGCCGACCTGTTCGACCAGGCCCCGCCGGGGGCGCTCGGGGGGACGTACGTGGGCAACCCGGTCGCCTGCGCGGCGGCGCTGGCGGTCCTCGAGGTGATCGAGGAGGAGCGGCTGGTGGAGCGGGCGCGCCGGCTGGGGGAGGTGCTGGAGGCGCGCCTGGCCGCGTGGGCGGCGCGCTACCCCCTCGTCGGCCACGCCCGAGGCCTGGGTGCCATGCGCGCGGTCGAACTGGTGCACGACCGCACCACCCGTGCGCCGGCGCCCGACGCGACGGCGGCGGTGCTGCGGGAGGCGCTGGCCAGAGGTGTCCTCGCCCTGCGGGCGGGGCTCTACGGCAACGTCATCCGCTTCCTGATGCCCCTGGTCATCGCCGAGGAGGACCTGCAGCGGGCCCTCGACATCCTGGAGGAGGCGCTCGCCAAGGTCCAGCAGACGGCACGGCCGGCCCGGCTCTCCGCCGGGGCGGCGGAGTAG
- a CDS encoding BMP family ABC transporter substrate-binding protein translates to MRILRACLVLILVLAFAAGGAAQAKLKVGFIYVGPIGDYGWTHAHDQARRIVEQKLPVQTMYVESVPEAQVQPFIEKLIQQGARVVFTTSFGFMDGTLEMAKRYPTIIFGHASGFKRNHNMFTYMADFYQVYYLNGLMAGALTRSHKIGYVGAFPIPEVKRHISAFALGVRAVNPRATVHVRWIFSWFDPAKAKEATEALIAEGADVFAFTEDSPTVIQVAARRNLLSFSHYSPMQRFAPRHVISGQLVHWETIYLDFLSKVLSGRYNAENLANVDYWWLLAEKAVELGGEFGVPINPIFVDRLKAARVQTREFGRVSVYDLVNRRLAQMSAKPVKWDPFTGPIRDRNGVLRVPAGKVMTVAELTTMEWAAPGVVGPWPKEPK, encoded by the coding sequence ATGCGGATCCTGCGGGCATGCCTGGTGCTCATCCTGGTCCTGGCCTTCGCCGCCGGCGGGGCGGCGCAGGCGAAGCTCAAGGTGGGGTTCATCTACGTGGGCCCCATCGGCGACTACGGGTGGACCCACGCGCACGACCAGGCGCGGCGGATCGTCGAGCAGAAGCTGCCGGTGCAGACGATGTACGTGGAGTCGGTGCCGGAGGCCCAGGTGCAGCCCTTCATCGAGAAGCTCATCCAGCAGGGCGCCCGGGTGGTCTTCACCACCAGCTTCGGCTTCATGGACGGCACGCTGGAGATGGCCAAGCGCTACCCGACCATCATCTTCGGCCACGCCAGCGGCTTCAAGCGCAACCACAACATGTTCACCTACATGGCCGACTTCTACCAGGTCTACTACCTCAACGGACTGATGGCCGGCGCGCTGACCCGGAGCCACAAGATCGGCTACGTGGGCGCCTTCCCCATCCCGGAGGTCAAGCGCCACATCAGCGCCTTCGCGCTCGGCGTGCGCGCCGTGAACCCGCGCGCCACCGTCCACGTCCGCTGGATCTTCTCCTGGTTCGACCCGGCCAAGGCCAAGGAGGCCACCGAGGCTCTCATCGCCGAAGGCGCCGACGTCTTCGCCTTCACCGAGGACTCGCCGACGGTGATCCAGGTGGCGGCGCGGCGAAACCTCCTCTCCTTCAGCCACTACTCCCCGATGCAGCGGTTCGCCCCGCGCCACGTGATCTCGGGGCAGCTGGTGCACTGGGAGACGATCTACCTGGACTTCCTCTCCAAGGTGCTCAGCGGCCGGTACAACGCCGAGAACCTGGCCAACGTGGACTACTGGTGGCTGCTGGCGGAGAAGGCGGTGGAGCTGGGCGGGGAGTTCGGGGTACCGATCAACCCGATCTTCGTGGACCGGCTGAAGGCGGCGCGGGTCCAGACGCGGGAGTTCGGCCGGGTCTCCGTCTACGACCTGGTGAACCGTCGCCTGGCCCAGATGTCCGCCAAGCCGGTGAAGTGGGACCCCTTCACCGGACCCATCCGCGACCGCAACGGGGTGCTGCGCGTCCCGGCGGGCAAGGTCATGACCGTGGCCGAGCTGACCACGATGGAGTGGGCGGCCCCTGGCGTGGTCGGCCCCTGGCCGAAGGAGCCGAAGTAG
- a CDS encoding ABC transporter permease — translation MEAVVTWLAETLVRALALGTPLLWAALGEVYAERSGVVNLGVEGMMILGAFAAFAVAQTLGRPEVGLLAAAGVGGLAALLHAFVAVTLRANQYVSGLALTMLGLGLSALLGRRWEGLPLLNTLPEVSGVTFGGVLLAVLLWFVLYHTAWGVALRSAGEAPAAVDAVGINVALVRYLAVVLGGMLAGVGGGFLSVAYRPSWTEGMTAGLGWIAIAIAIFAAWDPLRAVAGAVLFGGLFHLSFRLQTWIPPEPLQLMPFAVTILVLAAAGRGGARRWGGAPEALGLPYSRGEP, via the coding sequence ATGGAAGCGGTGGTCACCTGGCTGGCCGAGACGCTGGTGCGGGCGCTGGCCCTGGGCACGCCGCTGCTGTGGGCGGCGCTGGGCGAGGTCTACGCCGAGCGCAGCGGCGTGGTCAACCTGGGCGTGGAGGGGATGATGATCCTCGGCGCCTTCGCCGCCTTCGCCGTGGCGCAGACCCTGGGGCGTCCCGAGGTGGGGCTCCTGGCCGCCGCCGGCGTCGGCGGGCTGGCCGCGCTGCTGCACGCCTTCGTCGCCGTGACGCTGCGCGCCAACCAATACGTCTCGGGGCTGGCCCTCACCATGCTCGGCCTGGGGCTCTCCGCCCTGCTGGGCCGCCGCTGGGAGGGGCTGCCGCTCCTCAACACCCTGCCCGAGGTCTCGGGGGTCACCTTCGGCGGGGTGCTGCTGGCGGTGCTCCTGTGGTTTGTCCTGTACCACACCGCCTGGGGGGTGGCGCTGCGCTCGGCGGGAGAGGCGCCGGCGGCCGTGGACGCCGTGGGCATCAACGTGGCCCTGGTGCGCTACCTGGCGGTGGTCCTGGGCGGCATGCTGGCCGGGGTGGGCGGCGGCTTCCTCTCGGTGGCCTACCGCCCCTCCTGGACCGAGGGGATGACCGCGGGGCTGGGGTGGATCGCCATCGCCATCGCCATCTTCGCCGCCTGGGACCCGCTGCGGGCGGTGGCCGGGGCGGTGCTCTTCGGGGGCCTCTTCCACCTGTCGTTCCGCCTCCAGACCTGGATCCCCCCGGAGCCGCTCCAGCTCATGCCGTTTGCGGTGACGATCCTGGTCCTGGCGGCGGCGGGGCGGGGCGGCGCCCGCCGGTGGGGTGGGGCGCCCGAGGCGCTGGGCCTGCCCTATAGCCGGGGCGAACCCTGA
- a CDS encoding ABC transporter permease, translating into MRRVGPFLVEPRPDPPGWWVLTVSAGAVVAAFLLAGVIFAAYGVSPVRAYAVIVQGTLFNARALPEIVRNTIPLLLAGVGLALAFRAQFWNIGAEGQLLCGAIGATWVALFSPVPAAWKLPAMFLAGFLAGATWGALPVLLRWRFAVNEVISTLMLNYIALYIVAWLVHGPWKGPEMRGFAFTNAFPPGATIPVLAGTRIHWPTLALGLLLAVGAALLLARTRLGFEIRVQGHSPEAARYAGMRPARVTLLVMLLAGGAAGWAGVGEVGGIHHRLLDPNQISLGFGYAAIIVAWLARNNPLAVIATALFLGIIFASGDVMRVALQMPARVTDVFNGLILFCLIGSERLLRLRVRWAPAPAARAPVMEPEREVPGLGGGDG; encoded by the coding sequence ATGAGACGGGTCGGCCCCTTCTTGGTGGAACCTCGGCCTGACCCCCCGGGGTGGTGGGTGCTCACCGTCTCCGCCGGGGCCGTCGTGGCCGCGTTCCTCCTGGCCGGCGTGATCTTCGCCGCCTACGGCGTCTCCCCGGTGCGCGCCTACGCCGTGATCGTCCAGGGGACCCTCTTCAACGCCCGGGCCCTGCCGGAGATCGTGCGCAACACCATCCCCCTGCTGCTGGCCGGCGTGGGGCTGGCCCTGGCCTTCCGTGCCCAGTTCTGGAACATCGGCGCCGAGGGCCAGCTGCTCTGCGGCGCCATCGGCGCCACCTGGGTGGCCCTCTTCTCCCCCGTCCCCGCGGCGTGGAAGCTGCCGGCCATGTTCCTGGCCGGCTTCCTGGCCGGTGCGACCTGGGGCGCGCTGCCGGTCCTGCTGCGCTGGCGCTTCGCCGTGAACGAGGTCATCTCCACGCTCATGCTCAACTACATCGCGCTCTACATCGTCGCCTGGCTGGTGCACGGCCCCTGGAAGGGGCCGGAGATGCGCGGCTTCGCCTTCACCAATGCCTTCCCGCCGGGCGCCACCATCCCCGTGCTGGCCGGCACGCGCATCCACTGGCCCACCCTCGCCCTCGGGCTGCTGCTGGCCGTGGGCGCGGCGTTGCTCCTGGCCCGCACGCGGCTGGGCTTCGAGATCCGCGTCCAGGGGCACAGTCCCGAGGCGGCGCGGTATGCGGGCATGCGGCCGGCGCGGGTGACCTTGCTCGTCATGCTCCTGGCCGGCGGGGCGGCGGGATGGGCCGGGGTGGGGGAAGTGGGCGGCATCCACCACCGCCTGCTCGACCCCAACCAGATCTCGCTGGGCTTCGGCTACGCGGCCATCATCGTGGCCTGGCTCGCCCGCAACAACCCGCTGGCGGTGATCGCCACCGCGCTCTTCCTCGGGATCATCTTCGCCAGCGGGGACGTGATGCGGGTGGCGCTGCAGATGCCGGCCCGGGTGACCGACGTCTTCAACGGGCTGATCCTCTTCTGCCTGATCGGCAGCGAGCGGCTGCTGCGGCTGCGGGTGCGATGGGCGCCTGCACCCGCTGCACGCGCCCCGGTGATGGAGCCGGAACGGGAAGTCCCCGGGCTGGGGGGCGGTGACGGATGA
- a CDS encoding ABC transporter ATP-binding protein → MALAGLPDSGQRSGSLDAPLLALREITKTFPGVVANDRVTLEVRAGEIHALLGENGAGKTTLVHVLYGLHQPDGGEILLRGRRVTIHSPRDAIALGIGLVPQHFLLVRRHTAAENIALGLADAPWLFPARQVERRLREVGARYGLTVDPRAPVWSLSVSEQQRLEILKALLRGARVLVLDEPTSVLTPQEAEALFAVLRRMRAEGQAVIFITHKLDEVIGLADRVTVLRRGRVVGTLPVTGVDKRTLARMMVGREVEFRPRRTPRAPAGEALRVEGVWARNDRGLVAVRGVSLTVQGGEVVGVAGVAGNGQRELVEVLTGLRPAERGRVWVLGREVTNRTAREVFEAGAAHIPEERLGVGVVPAMTVQENLVLRHYRYPPFARGPLLDLRAVEGFATRLIAEYEIAAPGPRTPVRALSGGNIQKLILARELSGRPGLIVAAHPTSGLDVSATEQIHAQLLRRRDEGAGVLLVSEDLDEVLALADRVAVMYGGQLMAVLPGAEADRETVGLLMTGQAAAPAAERTGGEPARESAG, encoded by the coding sequence GTGGCGCTCGCTGGCCTGCCGGACAGCGGGCAGAGGTCGGGGTCGCTCGACGCCCCCCTGCTGGCCCTCCGGGAGATCACCAAGACCTTCCCCGGCGTCGTCGCCAACGACCGGGTGACGCTCGAGGTGCGTGCCGGGGAGATCCACGCCCTGCTGGGCGAGAACGGCGCCGGCAAGACCACCCTGGTGCACGTCCTCTACGGCCTGCACCAGCCGGACGGCGGGGAGATCCTCCTGCGCGGCCGGCGGGTCACCATCCACTCCCCGCGGGACGCCATCGCGCTCGGCATCGGGCTGGTGCCGCAGCACTTCCTGCTGGTGCGCCGCCACACCGCCGCCGAGAACATCGCGCTGGGCCTGGCCGACGCCCCCTGGCTCTTCCCCGCCCGCCAGGTGGAGCGCCGCCTGCGTGAGGTGGGCGCGCGCTACGGCCTCACCGTGGACCCGCGCGCCCCGGTGTGGAGCCTCTCGGTGAGCGAACAGCAGCGCCTGGAGATCCTCAAGGCGTTGCTGCGCGGCGCCCGGGTCCTGGTGCTGGACGAGCCCACCAGCGTCCTCACCCCGCAGGAGGCCGAGGCCCTCTTCGCCGTCTTGCGCCGCATGCGCGCCGAGGGGCAGGCGGTGATCTTCATCACCCACAAGCTCGACGAGGTGATCGGCCTGGCGGACCGGGTGACCGTGCTGCGCCGCGGCCGCGTGGTGGGGACGCTCCCCGTGACCGGCGTGGACAAGCGGACGCTGGCGCGGATGATGGTGGGGCGCGAGGTGGAGTTCCGCCCGCGCCGCACGCCGCGGGCGCCGGCGGGCGAGGCCCTGCGGGTGGAGGGGGTGTGGGCGCGCAACGACCGGGGGCTCGTGGCCGTGCGCGGGGTGAGCCTCACGGTGCAGGGCGGCGAGGTGGTGGGCGTCGCCGGCGTGGCGGGGAACGGCCAGCGGGAGCTCGTGGAGGTCCTCACCGGGCTGCGCCCGGCCGAGCGCGGGCGGGTCTGGGTGCTGGGGCGCGAGGTGACCAACCGCACCGCGCGGGAGGTCTTCGAGGCCGGAGCGGCCCACATCCCCGAGGAGCGGCTCGGCGTGGGCGTCGTGCCGGCGATGACCGTCCAGGAGAACCTGGTGCTGCGCCACTACCGCTACCCGCCCTTCGCCCGCGGCCCGCTCCTGGACCTGCGGGCGGTGGAGGGGTTCGCCACCCGCCTGATCGCCGAGTACGAGATCGCCGCGCCGGGGCCGCGCACGCCGGTGCGCGCCCTCTCTGGCGGGAACATCCAGAAGCTCATCCTGGCGCGCGAGCTCTCCGGCCGGCCGGGCCTGATCGTGGCCGCCCACCCCACCTCGGGGCTGGACGTGAGCGCCACCGAGCAGATCCACGCCCAGCTCCTGCGCCGGCGGGACGAGGGGGCCGGGGTGCTCCTGGTCTCTGAGGACCTCGACGAGGTCCTGGCCCTCGCCGACCGGGTGGCGGTGATGTACGGCGGACAGCTCATGGCCGTCCTGCCGGGCGCCGAAGCCGACCGGGAGACGGTCGGACTGCTGATGACGGGGCAGGCGGCCGCCCCCGCGGCGGAGCGCACCGGAGGGGAGCCCGCCCGGGAGTCCGCGGGATGA
- a CDS encoding (2Fe-2S)-binding protein, producing the protein MLVRMRVNGEWRTAEVWPGASLLAALRDHLGLPGAKNACEQGECGSCSVWLDGELVCACLVLAAQAEGREVRTVESLAAAGTLHPVQEAFLEAGAVQCGFCTPGLVVAVTDLLERHPDPDELTVREALAGNLCRCTGYAKILDAVRLAADRLRPAPA; encoded by the coding sequence ATGCTCGTCCGGATGCGCGTGAACGGCGAGTGGCGGACGGCGGAGGTCTGGCCGGGGGCCAGCCTGCTGGCGGCCCTGCGCGACCACCTCGGCCTGCCCGGCGCCAAGAACGCCTGCGAGCAGGGGGAGTGCGGCTCCTGCTCGGTGTGGCTCGACGGCGAGCTGGTCTGCGCCTGCCTGGTGCTGGCAGCCCAGGCGGAGGGGCGCGAGGTGCGCACCGTGGAGAGCCTGGCCGCCGCCGGCACCCTCCACCCCGTGCAGGAGGCCTTCCTGGAGGCGGGGGCGGTCCAGTGCGGCTTCTGCACCCCGGGGCTGGTCGTGGCCGTCACCGACCTGCTGGAGCGCCACCCTGACCCCGACGAGCTGACCGTCCGGGAGGCCCTGGCGGGCAACCTCTGCCGCTGCACCGGCTACGCCAAGATCCTCGACGCGGTCCGCCTGGCCGCGGATCGCCTCCGTCCCGCTCCGGCGTGA
- a CDS encoding 8-oxoguanine deaminase, protein MSTLLIDRCEVVVTMDEAGTELPGGSVLVQDGVIAWVGTGPAPAPPEAERVDGRGLVALPGLVNTHHHLYQALTRVRAQDQGLFGWLRALYPVWAGVDAEWAWAAARVGLAELALSGCSTTTDHHYVFPRGGGGILEAAIAAAASLGVRFHPCRGSMDLGASRGGLPPDGLVEDADTVLHHTEEVIRRHHDPRPAAMLRIAVAPCSPFSVTPRLMRDAADLARRLGIRLHTHIAETRDEEAYCLETFGRRPVELLEEMGWLGPDVWLAHAVHLDGGDIQRLARTQTAVAWCPTSNLRLGSGIAPAAALLRAGVTVGLAVDGSASNDSGHLLAEARMGLLASRVHGAATLGAREVLRAAARGGALCLGRPELGSLVPGQQADVALFSVEGVEFAGAEADPVAALLFCTPRRVRHLLVAGQWVVRDGRLVRADEEEIAVEGRRVARQILAWSERTVAG, encoded by the coding sequence GTGAGCACCCTGCTCATCGACCGCTGCGAGGTGGTCGTCACCATGGACGAGGCGGGGACCGAGCTCCCGGGCGGCTCCGTGCTGGTCCAGGATGGGGTGATCGCCTGGGTGGGCACGGGTCCTGCCCCGGCGCCGCCCGAGGCGGAGCGCGTGGACGGCCGCGGCCTCGTGGCCCTCCCGGGTCTGGTGAATACCCACCACCACCTCTACCAGGCGCTCACCCGTGTGCGGGCCCAGGACCAGGGGCTCTTCGGCTGGCTGCGCGCGCTCTACCCGGTGTGGGCCGGGGTGGACGCGGAGTGGGCGTGGGCGGCGGCCCGCGTGGGGCTGGCCGAGCTGGCCCTCTCCGGGTGCAGCACGACGACGGACCACCACTACGTCTTCCCGCGCGGCGGCGGGGGGATCCTGGAGGCAGCCATCGCCGCCGCGGCCTCGCTCGGGGTGCGCTTCCACCCCTGCCGCGGGTCGATGGACCTGGGGGCCAGCCGGGGAGGGCTGCCGCCCGACGGGCTCGTGGAGGACGCCGACACCGTCCTGCACCACACCGAAGAGGTGATCCGGCGCCACCATGATCCGCGCCCCGCCGCGATGCTGCGCATCGCCGTGGCGCCCTGCTCGCCCTTCTCCGTCACACCGCGCCTGATGCGCGACGCCGCAGACCTGGCCCGCCGCCTCGGCATCCGCCTGCACACGCACATCGCCGAGACGCGCGACGAGGAGGCCTACTGCCTGGAGACCTTCGGGCGCCGGCCGGTGGAGCTGCTGGAGGAGATGGGCTGGCTCGGCCCCGACGTCTGGCTGGCCCACGCCGTCCACCTCGACGGCGGGGACATCCAGCGCCTGGCCCGCACGCAGACCGCCGTGGCCTGGTGCCCCACCTCCAACCTGCGTCTGGGGTCGGGGATCGCGCCCGCCGCGGCCCTGCTCCGCGCCGGCGTGACGGTAGGACTGGCGGTGGACGGCTCCGCCTCCAACGACAGCGGCCACCTGCTGGCGGAGGCGCGCATGGGGTTGCTGGCCAGCCGCGTCCACGGGGCCGCCACCCTTGGGGCCCGCGAGGTGCTGCGGGCGGCTGCCCGCGGCGGGGCGCTCTGCCTGGGCCGCCCCGAGCTGGGCTCCCTCGTCCCGGGGCAGCAGGCCGACGTGGCGCTCTTCTCCGTGGAGGGGGTGGAGTTCGCCGGGGCGGAGGCGGACCCGGTGGCCGCGCTCCTCTTCTGCACACCGCGCCGGGTGCGCCACCTCCTGGTGGCCGGGCAGTGGGTGGTGCGCGACGGGCGGCTCGTGCGGGCCGACGAGGAGGAGATCGCCGTGGAGGGGCGGCGGGTGGCGCGCCAGATCCTGGCGTGGAGCGAGAGGACGGTGGCGGGATGA